A stretch of Paludisphaera borealis DNA encodes these proteins:
- a CDS encoding YbcC family protein: MNDTSVSEALVRTTSDESTNFRDLEHQIEHASHYLPSQGPITVFVHHNTLHAFEEDTFDVAVRKGATTYGCHPYPPEESFRRELARGRITPDDLASVLIDDLGDQADQLIGFMGTRYHLRLAMLEHPLRLGTDAELHWLIVESDALRRFRSETSPDVRLQLVDHTRHWVMREYLTQSPQSADESRQLVDSLIAKFGASKSENWSTERWEAFTLTLLWRICRNGVQSAKQPVSPPPPLRHRDLLLQASGQDTDLLAHEVLIRFCGAFLDQGFGAWPLPNRDDGFYRAFLDLYGDSRPVLEWLAPLPEELRRIERAGLSPLGSIAESLDLLGVPESDREEYITQTLIALRGWAGMLRQMETNAEWTVRPAPAGTLTEFLAVRLILERLALRWAGREVLQKDVDLREMRGELTPLLPPPQRSSADQRAYLVFQLAQLRGWSPAELTRLSKTEWARLVAEIESFGSFDRRRIYHLAYERRYYHQVFNALITHPNSTVGSVTGVEAAARPAFQTVHCLDDREESLRRHLEEVDPDCETFGVAGFYGVAMYYRGVAEAHYRPLCPVNIKPTHYVREVPLRSLGDASRFQELVRRWIGRTSHRLHIGSRSFVGGFLTGLLGSLATVPLVMRVLLPRRTARLRRFLSRIMTPPLTQLTLEQCKQVDDPGNGRLGYSLGERTAIVDGLLRGCGMTAGFAPLVIVAGHGSSSLNNPQAAAYDCGACGGARGGPNARAFAEMANDPRVRQGLAQTGLVIPDDVHFVGAYHNTCSDGFDWFDLDRLPSSHEENLKRATNALEEARRRDAHERCRRFQSAPLTLTVDEALRHVEGRAEDLSQTRAECGHATNAFTFVGRRSRTRGLFMDRRAFLTSYDASQDDAQGTILRGLMRAVVPVCGGISLEYYFSRVDPTGYGCGTKLPHNVTALLGVMDGAASDLRPGLPWQMVELHEPMRMLFIVETTPEILAALIAADPNVERLVRNGWVHMATLDYDSPTIRVYRDGRFQCYDGPIESLPTSPSSSAWYRGWRDYLGFASILPSSAPKARNDQEPRS; this comes from the coding sequence GTGAATGACACAAGCGTCAGCGAAGCACTCGTTCGTACCACTTCCGACGAATCCACGAATTTCCGCGATCTTGAACACCAGATCGAACACGCGTCCCACTATTTGCCGTCGCAAGGGCCCATCACCGTCTTCGTGCATCACAACACGCTGCACGCTTTCGAAGAAGACACGTTCGATGTGGCGGTTCGAAAAGGGGCGACGACCTACGGGTGTCATCCCTATCCGCCCGAGGAGTCGTTTCGACGCGAGCTGGCGCGCGGTCGGATCACACCCGACGACCTGGCCTCGGTGCTGATCGACGACCTCGGCGATCAGGCCGACCAGTTGATCGGTTTCATGGGGACGCGATACCACCTCCGCCTCGCCATGCTCGAGCATCCGCTCCGGCTCGGCACCGACGCGGAGCTGCACTGGTTGATCGTCGAGTCCGACGCGCTCCGTCGGTTCCGAAGCGAAACGTCGCCCGACGTTCGGCTCCAGCTCGTCGACCACACCCGGCACTGGGTCATGAGAGAGTATCTGACGCAGTCGCCCCAATCGGCTGATGAGAGTCGTCAGCTCGTCGACTCCTTGATCGCGAAGTTCGGCGCCTCGAAGTCGGAAAACTGGTCGACCGAGCGTTGGGAAGCCTTCACGCTCACGCTGCTCTGGCGAATCTGCCGCAACGGCGTCCAGTCCGCGAAGCAGCCGGTCTCGCCGCCGCCCCCTCTCCGCCACCGAGATCTTCTGCTCCAGGCTTCGGGGCAAGACACCGACCTGCTGGCCCACGAGGTGCTGATTCGCTTCTGCGGGGCCTTCCTCGATCAGGGGTTTGGCGCGTGGCCCCTACCGAATCGGGACGATGGCTTCTATCGGGCTTTCCTCGACCTGTACGGCGATTCCCGCCCCGTCCTCGAGTGGTTGGCTCCCTTGCCCGAGGAGCTGCGAAGAATCGAGCGAGCCGGACTCTCGCCGCTGGGGTCCATCGCCGAGTCGCTGGATCTCCTGGGTGTCCCGGAGTCGGATCGCGAGGAATACATCACGCAGACGCTGATCGCCCTGCGCGGCTGGGCCGGCATGCTCAGGCAGATGGAGACGAACGCGGAATGGACTGTCCGCCCCGCGCCGGCGGGGACGCTTACGGAATTCCTGGCCGTGCGACTGATCCTCGAGCGGCTGGCCCTGCGATGGGCGGGTCGCGAAGTTCTTCAGAAGGACGTCGACCTGCGTGAAATGCGGGGAGAGCTGACCCCCCTTCTTCCTCCACCGCAACGGTCGAGCGCCGATCAGCGAGCTTATCTCGTGTTCCAGTTGGCGCAACTTCGAGGCTGGAGCCCCGCCGAGCTGACTCGTCTCTCGAAGACCGAGTGGGCGCGGCTCGTCGCCGAGATCGAGTCGTTCGGCAGCTTCGATCGCCGACGCATCTATCATCTGGCGTACGAACGGCGCTACTACCACCAGGTCTTCAACGCGCTCATCACGCACCCGAACTCGACCGTTGGATCGGTGACCGGCGTCGAGGCCGCGGCCAGACCCGCCTTCCAGACCGTCCACTGCCTCGACGACCGGGAAGAGTCGCTTCGCCGCCACCTGGAAGAGGTCGACCCCGATTGCGAGACGTTCGGCGTGGCCGGCTTCTACGGCGTCGCGATGTACTATCGCGGGGTCGCCGAGGCGCACTACCGTCCCCTTTGCCCGGTCAATATCAAGCCGACCCACTACGTCCGCGAAGTCCCCTTACGCTCGTTGGGCGACGCCAGCCGGTTTCAGGAGTTGGTGCGACGCTGGATCGGCCGGACTTCGCATCGCCTGCATATCGGATCTCGGAGCTTCGTCGGCGGCTTCCTGACGGGATTGCTCGGTTCCCTGGCGACGGTCCCGTTGGTCATGCGCGTCCTGCTGCCAAGAAGGACCGCGCGACTGAGGCGGTTCTTGAGCCGGATCATGACGCCGCCGCTGACTCAGCTCACCCTGGAACAATGCAAACAGGTGGACGATCCCGGGAACGGGCGGCTTGGATACTCCCTCGGGGAAAGGACCGCGATCGTCGACGGCTTGCTCCGAGGTTGCGGCATGACGGCTGGGTTCGCGCCTCTCGTCATCGTTGCAGGCCACGGTTCGTCGAGCCTCAACAACCCCCAGGCGGCGGCTTATGACTGCGGCGCCTGTGGCGGAGCTCGCGGCGGGCCGAATGCCCGCGCCTTCGCCGAGATGGCGAACGACCCGCGCGTGCGGCAGGGACTCGCCCAGACCGGCCTGGTGATTCCCGACGACGTGCACTTCGTCGGCGCCTACCACAATACGTGCAGCGACGGTTTCGATTGGTTCGATCTCGATCGCCTGCCATCGTCGCATGAGGAGAACCTCAAGAGGGCGACGAACGCCCTTGAGGAAGCTCGCCGACGGGATGCGCACGAACGATGCCGGAGGTTCCAGTCGGCCCCGCTGACTTTGACGGTCGACGAGGCTCTCCGCCATGTGGAGGGACGGGCCGAAGACCTCTCGCAGACCCGAGCGGAATGCGGCCATGCCACGAACGCCTTCACGTTCGTCGGGCGTCGCTCGCGGACACGCGGGCTGTTCATGGATCGCCGGGCCTTCCTCACCTCGTACGACGCATCGCAGGACGATGCTCAGGGCACGATCCTCAGGGGCTTGATGCGCGCCGTCGTTCCGGTCTGCGGAGGCATCAGCCTGGAGTACTACTTCTCCCGAGTGGATCCGACGGGTTACGGCTGTGGGACGAAGCTGCCGCACAACGTGACCGCCCTCCTGGGCGTGATGGATGGGGCGGCCAGCGACCTTCGCCCGGGGCTTCCCTGGCAGATGGTCGAGCTTCACGAGCCGATGCGGATGCTGTTCATCGTGGAGACGACGCCCGAGATCCTCGCCGCGTTGATCGCCGCCGACCCGAACGTCGAACGCCTCGTCCGTAACGGCTGGGTCCACATGGCGACCCTCGATTACGATTCTCCGACCATACGCGTCTACCGAGACGGCCGGTTTCAATGTTACGACGGTCCGATCGAGAGCCTGCCGACGTCGCCTTCGTCGTCCGCGTGGTATCGAGGCTGGCGCGATTACTTGGGGTTCGCCTCGATTCTTCCCAGCTCGGCGCCGAAAGCCCGGAACGACCAGGAGCCTCGATCATGA
- a CDS encoding proton-conducting transporter membrane subunit produces the protein MNPWIFDVLGLAAIGAPALLLSVFGLASLASRPLSEEAIARWTASCVCCGLFAVVTMFSIMLWTGLRYVPVEIGDWVALPEESFRFQLKFVFDRLSIPFAALSFVIVGVVGAFANRYLHREPGYRRFFLYFAVFLLGMIVAALAGTIETLFLGWELVGLSSALLVAFFHERPAPVFNAQRIWSVYRISDAAFLIAALMLHHVTGSGDFAVLTGSGPWPHGEAALTSAQALGVGLLLLIAAAGKSGLIPFSGWLPRAMEGPTPSSAAFYGALSVHLGVYLLLRVSPILELSTLLCIAVVAIGLASAAFGVIAGRVQTDVKCALAYASLTQVGIITAEIGLGFRYLPLIHIIGHVCQRTLQLLRSPSLLHDYHQLENAIGGHLHYDDSLSRRWLSAATRKRLYRIGLDRGQLDGGLDRFIVRPFMRGFRWCDRMERRWTDLLTGRISRESDHVASVAPTAEEL, from the coding sequence ATGAATCCGTGGATTTTCGACGTGCTCGGGCTCGCCGCGATCGGGGCGCCGGCGCTGCTGTTGAGCGTATTCGGCCTCGCGAGTCTGGCGTCGCGCCCTCTGAGCGAAGAGGCCATAGCGCGTTGGACCGCCTCTTGCGTTTGCTGCGGCCTGTTCGCGGTCGTCACGATGTTCTCAATCATGCTCTGGACGGGACTTCGGTACGTCCCCGTCGAGATCGGCGACTGGGTCGCCCTTCCCGAGGAGAGCTTCCGGTTTCAGCTCAAGTTCGTCTTCGACCGTCTCTCCATACCCTTCGCCGCGTTGTCGTTCGTGATCGTCGGCGTCGTCGGGGCGTTCGCCAACCGCTACCTGCACCGTGAGCCGGGCTACCGTCGATTCTTCCTGTATTTCGCGGTGTTCTTGCTAGGCATGATCGTCGCGGCCTTGGCCGGCACGATCGAGACGTTGTTCCTTGGTTGGGAACTGGTCGGGCTGTCGTCGGCCCTGCTCGTGGCGTTCTTCCACGAGCGGCCCGCCCCGGTCTTCAACGCGCAGCGGATCTGGTCGGTCTACCGGATTTCGGACGCGGCGTTCTTGATCGCGGCCTTGATGCTCCATCACGTCACGGGTTCGGGCGACTTCGCCGTTCTGACGGGATCAGGGCCCTGGCCGCACGGCGAGGCGGCGCTCACGTCGGCCCAGGCGCTGGGAGTGGGGCTCTTGCTCCTGATCGCTGCGGCGGGCAAGTCGGGCTTGATCCCGTTCTCGGGTTGGCTGCCTCGGGCGATGGAAGGACCGACGCCGTCGAGCGCCGCCTTCTACGGCGCGCTCTCGGTACACCTCGGGGTTTATTTGCTGCTCCGCGTCAGCCCGATCCTGGAGTTGTCGACGTTGTTGTGCATCGCGGTCGTGGCGATCGGCCTGGCGTCTGCCGCCTTCGGAGTGATCGCCGGCCGGGTGCAGACCGACGTGAAATGCGCGCTGGCTTATGCGTCGCTGACTCAGGTCGGGATCATCACGGCGGAGATCGGCCTGGGCTTTCGCTACCTGCCGTTGATCCACATCATTGGCCACGTGTGCCAGCGCACGCTTCAGTTGCTTCGCTCGCCCTCGCTACTTCACGACTACCACCAGCTCGAGAACGCGATCGGCGGCCATCTGCATTACGACGACAGCCTCTCAAGGCGCTGGCTTTCGGCCGCGACGCGGAAGAGGCTCTACCGGATCGGACTGGACCGGGGTCAGCTCGACGGTGGGCTCGACCGTTTCATCGTTCGCCCGTTCATGAGGGGATTCCGGTGGTGCGACCGGATGGAGCGACGTTGGACCGATCTACTTACGGGGCGAATCTCGCGCGAGTCGGACCACGTCGCGTCCGTCGCGCCGACGGCTGAGGAGTTGTGA
- a CDS encoding proton-conducting transporter membrane subunit, whose product MNVLRLPWLELGVFIPLIGALWVRFRSDPDDARRHGLIVAGLTLVCMIGGWVDFESLQTNDARDSWSPLAYLFGRNVFVVDELSAPLLALTALLYFLTILSTMRAKARVFSFERSLTSEAILLATFACAIPWGLVALLALGTVPPYLELRQNKKPTRVYLAHMGLFILLLVLGEIAVERTASSSEQSLIAILLLTAAVLVRSGVVPVHCWMTDLFEHASLGTAILFVTPMVGVYGVARIILPVAPQWALQAISMISLFTALYAAGMALVQREARRFFCYLFLSHSSLVLVGIETAVPVGLTGSLSLWLSVALSMTGFGLALRCVESRVGRILLTEFHGLYEQIPMMAGLFLLTGLASIGFPGTVGFVGVELVVEGAVQALPLVAPLVVVVTALNGLAVIQAYFRIFTGRPYPSTIDLQVRPSERASVLIISALILVGGLYPQLGVSNRYRAALKLVGMRSHGEAPTPAHDHRPPQVGLNLAPDAPR is encoded by the coding sequence ATGAACGTGCTTCGCCTTCCCTGGCTCGAGCTGGGAGTTTTCATCCCGCTGATCGGCGCCTTGTGGGTCCGATTCCGAAGCGATCCCGACGACGCGCGCCGGCACGGTTTGATCGTCGCGGGTCTGACTCTCGTGTGCATGATCGGCGGCTGGGTCGACTTCGAATCGCTCCAGACGAACGACGCTCGGGATTCGTGGAGCCCGCTGGCGTACTTGTTCGGCCGCAACGTTTTCGTGGTCGACGAGTTGAGCGCGCCGTTGCTGGCGCTGACCGCTCTGCTCTATTTCCTGACGATCCTCTCGACGATGCGGGCCAAGGCTCGCGTGTTCTCCTTCGAGCGGTCGTTGACGTCGGAGGCGATCCTGCTGGCCACCTTCGCCTGCGCGATCCCCTGGGGCCTGGTGGCGCTGCTGGCTCTCGGCACGGTTCCTCCCTATTTGGAGCTTCGCCAAAACAAGAAGCCGACCCGCGTCTACCTCGCCCACATGGGCCTGTTCATTCTGCTGCTGGTCCTCGGCGAGATCGCCGTCGAGCGGACGGCCTCGTCGTCAGAGCAATCGCTCATCGCGATCCTCTTGTTGACGGCCGCCGTCCTGGTGCGGAGCGGCGTCGTTCCGGTCCATTGCTGGATGACCGACCTCTTCGAGCACGCGAGCCTGGGCACCGCGATCCTGTTCGTCACGCCGATGGTCGGGGTCTACGGCGTCGCCCGGATCATCCTGCCCGTGGCGCCGCAGTGGGCTCTCCAGGCGATCTCGATGATATCCCTCTTCACGGCCCTGTATGCGGCCGGGATGGCTCTGGTCCAACGCGAGGCGCGTCGCTTCTTCTGTTACCTGTTCCTGAGCCATTCTTCACTGGTGCTCGTCGGCATCGAGACCGCCGTGCCCGTGGGGCTCACCGGCTCGCTCAGCCTCTGGCTTTCCGTCGCGCTGTCCATGACCGGGTTCGGCCTGGCGTTGCGTTGCGTCGAGTCGCGCGTGGGCCGCATCCTGCTGACGGAGTTTCACGGCTTGTACGAGCAGATCCCGATGATGGCCGGGCTGTTCCTGCTGACGGGGCTGGCCAGTATCGGCTTTCCCGGCACCGTCGGGTTCGTCGGCGTGGAGCTGGTCGTCGAGGGTGCCGTTCAGGCCCTGCCGCTCGTCGCGCCCCTGGTCGTCGTCGTCACGGCGCTCAACGGTCTTGCGGTGATCCAGGCGTATTTCCGGATCTTCACGGGTCGGCCTTATCCCTCGACGATCGATCTTCAGGTTCGCCCTTCCGAACGAGCCTCGGTGCTGATCATTTCCGCCCTCATCCTGGTCGGCGGTCTCTATCCTCAACTCGGCGTCAGCAATCGTTACCGGGCCGCGTTGAAGCTCGTCGGCATGCGGTCGCACGGGGAAGCGCCGACGCCGGCTCACGACCATCGGCCTCCTCAGGTCGGTCTGAACCTGGCGCCCGACGCGCCGCGTTGA
- the prmC gene encoding peptide chain release factor N(5)-glutamine methyltransferase, whose protein sequence is MGDAHVGTPSTPAGAAVGAAEKSEDSWSVGRLLTWTTDYLRRRGSESPRLDAEVMLASVLEWERVQLYTHFEDVVGERARDRYRELVKRRAEGAPVAYLVGRKEFYSLRFDVAPGVLIPRPETEFVVVEFLEVAKARESVRAVDVGTGSGCLAVACAYHHPAAEFVAVDLSRDALDQARKNAARHDLTGRIEFLEGDLLAPVAGRPAFDVIVSNPPYIPSREIEALEAGVRDHEPLLALDGGPDGLAVVTRLIADAVPLLKSGGHLILEIGSPQEADVRDRIAAHPEYTLLPTVRDLRGHPRVIQAVRN, encoded by the coding sequence ATGGGAGACGCGCACGTCGGAACCCCCTCGACGCCCGCTGGGGCCGCCGTGGGCGCGGCCGAGAAGTCGGAAGACTCCTGGTCGGTCGGTCGACTGCTGACCTGGACGACCGACTACCTCCGCAGGCGAGGGTCGGAGAGCCCGCGGCTCGACGCCGAGGTCATGCTGGCGTCGGTCCTGGAATGGGAGCGGGTCCAGCTTTACACCCACTTCGAGGACGTCGTCGGCGAACGCGCCCGCGACCGCTATCGAGAGCTGGTGAAACGCCGGGCCGAGGGCGCGCCGGTGGCGTACCTCGTGGGCCGGAAGGAATTCTACTCGCTGCGCTTCGACGTCGCGCCCGGGGTCCTGATTCCACGTCCCGAGACCGAATTCGTGGTCGTGGAATTCCTCGAAGTCGCGAAGGCGCGCGAGTCGGTTCGCGCGGTCGACGTCGGCACGGGTTCGGGATGCCTGGCCGTGGCCTGCGCGTACCATCATCCCGCGGCGGAATTCGTCGCCGTCGACCTGTCCCGCGACGCGCTCGACCAGGCCCGCAAGAACGCCGCTCGACACGATCTCACCGGGCGGATCGAATTCCTCGAAGGCGACCTCCTCGCCCCGGTCGCCGGCAGGCCCGCGTTCGACGTGATCGTCTCCAACCCGCCTTATATTCCGAGCCGCGAGATCGAGGCGCTCGAAGCGGGGGTCAGGGATCACGAGCCCTTGCTCGCGCTCGACGGCGGCCCCGACGGACTCGCCGTCGTGACCCGCCTCATCGCCGACGCCGTGCCGCTGCTGAAGTCCGGCGGGCATCTCATCCTGGAGATCGGCTCCCCCCAGGAGGCCGACGTCCGCGACCGGATCGCGGCGCATCCGGAGTACACCCTGCTGCCGACGGTCCGCGACCTCCGCGGTCACCCGCGCGTCATCCAGGCCGTGCGGAACTGA
- the prfA gene encoding peptide chain release factor 1: protein MFEKLQADYRRFLEIEQALLDPAVTADVSRVTALSKERGRIAKMAVLYGRYLDLGKQIEEAEALLDAESDADMRSYAEGELAILRGRQETDAENLRNLLYDRESGADHAAMIVEIRAGAGGDEAALFARDLYEMYRRYSETMGWKFELLDMEATELGGFREVSFSLNGEGAFRCLQFESGGHRVQRVPQTETQGRIHTSAATVAVLPEPEDVEIEIRNEDLQIDVMRSGGPGGQHQNKTESGVRITHLPSGIVVNCRDERSQHKNKAKAFRVLRTRLYDQLHESAQNQRDQARRTLIGSGDRSQRIRTYNFPQNRVTDHRIGLTLYNLDQVIQGDLAGLTKALIDHDRREQLGDI from the coding sequence GTGTTCGAGAAGCTTCAGGCGGACTATCGACGATTCCTCGAAATCGAGCAGGCCTTGCTCGATCCGGCCGTCACGGCCGACGTCTCCCGGGTCACCGCGCTTTCAAAAGAGCGTGGTCGGATCGCCAAGATGGCGGTTCTCTACGGCCGTTACCTCGACCTCGGCAAGCAGATCGAGGAAGCCGAAGCCCTGCTCGACGCCGAGTCCGACGCCGACATGCGCTCCTACGCCGAGGGAGAACTGGCGATCCTCCGCGGTCGCCAGGAAACCGACGCCGAGAATCTCCGGAACCTGCTCTACGACCGCGAATCGGGCGCGGATCACGCGGCGATGATCGTCGAGATCCGGGCCGGCGCGGGGGGCGACGAAGCGGCCCTGTTCGCCCGCGACCTGTATGAGATGTACCGGCGATACTCCGAGACGATGGGCTGGAAGTTCGAGCTCCTCGACATGGAAGCCACCGAGCTCGGCGGCTTTCGCGAGGTCTCGTTCAGCCTGAACGGCGAGGGAGCGTTCCGCTGCCTCCAGTTCGAGAGCGGCGGTCATCGCGTTCAGCGGGTCCCCCAAACCGAGACGCAAGGACGCATCCACACCTCCGCCGCCACCGTGGCCGTCTTGCCGGAGCCCGAGGACGTCGAGATCGAGATTCGCAACGAGGACCTCCAGATCGACGTGATGCGGTCCGGCGGCCCCGGCGGCCAGCACCAGAACAAGACCGAGAGCGGCGTGCGGATCACCCACCTGCCGTCGGGCATCGTGGTGAACTGCCGCGACGAACGCAGCCAGCACAAGAACAAGGCCAAGGCGTTCCGGGTTCTCCGTACCCGACTGTACGACCAGCTCCACGAAAGCGCCCAGAACCAGCGCGACCAGGCGCGCCGGACCCTGATCGGGTCGGGAGACCGCTCCCAGCGGATACGCACATACAACTTTCCGCAGAATCGCGTGACCGACCATCGGATCGGCCTGACGCTGTACAACCTGGATCAGGTGATCCAGGGGGATTTGGCCGGATTGACCAAGGCCCTGATCGACCACGATCGTCGCGAACAACTGGGCGACATCTGA
- the rpmE gene encoding 50S ribosomal protein L31 produces the protein MKDAIHPKYVDSVVTCGCGTTFNTRSTKPKISVEVCSQCHPFFTGSVKFVDAAGRVDKFNKKFQGTYGKAKKTAEPAKV, from the coding sequence ATGAAAGACGCCATTCATCCGAAATACGTTGACTCCGTGGTCACCTGCGGTTGCGGCACCACCTTCAACACGCGCAGCACCAAGCCGAAGATCTCGGTGGAAGTCTGCTCGCAGTGCCATCCGTTCTTCACCGGCTCGGTGAAGTTCGTCGACGCCGCGGGCCGTGTCGACAAGTTCAACAAGAAGTTCCAGGGCACCTACGGCAAGGCCAAGAAGACCGCCGAACCCGCGAAGGTCTAG
- a CDS encoding TlpA family protein disulfide reductase, translating to MNLPRYAAVAAVSLAGLLASAGHDLTPARADDSNAGSVKLERLSWSDFQKRIASNTQAKWTVVDAWATNCGPCKENFPHLVELHKKYGSKGLAVVSLSLDDPTDEKAVADAEKFLKEKKATFTNVLLSDDSGDGFDKLNISAIPAVFLYGPDGKEVKRFTMDDPNNQFTYEEVEREVASRLADGKASN from the coding sequence ATGAATCTCCCACGATATGCAGCCGTCGCGGCGGTTTCCCTGGCCGGCCTGCTCGCCTCGGCGGGCCACGACCTCACGCCCGCTCGCGCCGACGATTCGAACGCGGGTTCCGTCAAGCTCGAACGTCTCTCCTGGTCCGACTTCCAGAAGCGCATCGCCTCGAACACGCAGGCGAAATGGACGGTCGTCGACGCCTGGGCCACCAACTGCGGCCCTTGCAAAGAGAACTTCCCCCACCTCGTCGAGTTGCACAAGAAGTACGGCTCCAAGGGGCTGGCCGTCGTTTCCCTCTCGCTCGACGACCCCACCGACGAGAAGGCCGTCGCCGACGCCGAGAAGTTTCTCAAAGAGAAGAAGGCGACCTTCACCAACGTCTTGCTCAGCGACGATTCCGGCGACGGATTCGACAAGTTGAACATCAGCGCCATCCCAGCCGTATTCCTGTATGGGCCCGACGGCAAGGAAGTCAAACGGTTCACGATGGACGACCCCAACAACCAATTCACCTATGAAGAGGTCGAACGCGAGGTCGCGTCGCGACTGGCCGACGGCAAGGCTTCGAATTGA
- a CDS encoding thioredoxin family protein: MRKVLFSMVVVALAIPAFAGEHYNKAVKIGQKAPAFSGIPAQAPNGEETSLSLSDIKEDVVVLAFLANHCPAVQAADDRIIDFTADYKDKNVRVIAVSVNDVQEDKLPGIKKHIAEKKINYVYGYDESQAIGKAYGASATPHFFVLDKDRNIRYIGAMDDSVMKEEKVTKHYLRDAVDALLAGKTPAVEETAPKGCGIQFKKG, translated from the coding sequence ATGCGGAAAGTCCTTTTCAGCATGGTCGTTGTCGCGTTGGCGATCCCGGCGTTCGCGGGCGAGCACTACAACAAGGCCGTCAAGATCGGCCAGAAGGCCCCCGCCTTCTCCGGCATCCCGGCCCAGGCTCCCAACGGCGAGGAAACCAGCCTCTCGCTGTCCGACATCAAGGAGGATGTGGTCGTCCTCGCGTTCCTCGCCAACCACTGCCCCGCGGTCCAGGCGGCCGACGACCGGATCATCGACTTCACCGCCGACTACAAGGACAAGAACGTCCGCGTGATCGCCGTCAGCGTCAACGACGTCCAGGAAGACAAGCTCCCGGGCATCAAGAAGCACATCGCCGAGAAGAAGATCAACTACGTCTACGGCTACGACGAGAGCCAGGCGATCGGCAAGGCGTACGGCGCCTCGGCCACCCCGCACTTCTTCGTTCTCGACAAGGATCGCAACATCCGCTACATCGGCGCGATGGACGACAGCGTCATGAAGGAAGAAAAGGTCACCAAGCACTACCTGCGCGACGCCGTCGACGCCTTGCTCGCCGGCAAGACCCCGGCGGTCGAAGAAACCGCCCCGAAGGGTTGCGGCATCCAGTTCAAGAAGGGCTGA
- a CDS encoding ThuA domain-containing protein, translating to MHVDRRSFVRTLMHSIPTIAVARALRADDQSSKGASRPIRVRIWSEGLAARSVYPDGIDGALAGPLGRTADVEVARASLDQPEAGLSDSALDATDVLIWWGRYRHDEVPDDRVEAVVERVRAGKLGLLALYTSCGSKPFRRLMNSMPCEPGSWREDGKPEFVTVRSPEHPIARGIGSFTIPQSDMFSEPFAVPEPESVVLVSNWERGETVRSGLTWSVDKGRIAYLRTGSESYPILFHPSIRQIVSNAVFWCAHRS from the coding sequence ATGCACGTCGATCGCCGATCGTTCGTGCGCACCCTCATGCATTCGATTCCGACGATTGCAGTCGCCCGCGCGCTTCGGGCGGACGATCAATCGTCGAAAGGGGCTTCGCGGCCGATCCGGGTGAGGATCTGGAGCGAAGGTCTGGCGGCCCGTTCGGTCTACCCCGATGGGATCGACGGCGCGCTGGCCGGACCTCTCGGCCGAACCGCCGACGTGGAGGTCGCCCGGGCGAGCCTCGACCAGCCTGAAGCCGGCCTCTCGGACTCGGCCCTGGACGCCACCGACGTCTTGATCTGGTGGGGTCGCTACCGACACGACGAGGTTCCCGACGATCGCGTCGAGGCCGTGGTCGAGCGCGTGCGCGCGGGGAAACTCGGTCTGCTGGCCCTGTATACGTCCTGCGGCAGCAAGCCGTTCCGTCGCCTGATGAACAGCATGCCGTGCGAGCCTGGAAGCTGGCGCGAGGACGGCAAGCCTGAGTTCGTCACCGTCCGCTCCCCGGAGCATCCGATTGCGCGCGGGATCGGATCATTCACGATTCCGCAGAGCGACATGTTCTCGGAACCGTTCGCGGTCCCCGAGCCCGAGTCGGTCGTGCTCGTCTCGAACTGGGAGCGCGGCGAGACGGTCCGCAGCGGACTGACGTGGTCCGTCGACAAGGGCCGCATCGCGTATCTACGGACTGGGTCCGAATCCTATCCGATCCTCTTTCACCCCTCGATCCGCCAGATCGTCTCCAACGCGGTTTTCTGGTGCGCCCATCGATCGTGA
- a CDS encoding DUF2752 domain-containing protein yields MRRHPLKQPPLKQPIRCFLLVLAAGLGGMLGVARCLEPDPRGFGTHRQLGLGPCAFAVMTGRPCPSCGMTTAVAHATRGRLDRAWNSNPAGALLAVSSVPLIGWLILCSWKRRPIGFRTVEGPLLGLLLSIVVVSAAFWLMRILGGPVYLAPTGAAPVPGPVQLAPETRKEGL; encoded by the coding sequence ATGCGACGACATCCCTTGAAACAACCCCCACTCAAGCAGCCGATCCGGTGTTTCCTCCTGGTACTGGCGGCCGGCCTGGGAGGCATGCTGGGCGTGGCGCGTTGTTTAGAACCTGATCCTCGCGGCTTCGGCACGCACAGGCAGCTTGGACTCGGTCCTTGCGCCTTCGCGGTGATGACGGGTCGTCCCTGTCCCTCCTGTGGAATGACCACGGCGGTCGCCCACGCGACGAGGGGCCGGCTGGATCGGGCCTGGAATTCCAATCCGGCCGGCGCGTTGCTGGCGGTCTCTTCCGTCCCTCTGATCGGCTGGTTGATTTTATGCTCATGGAAGCGGAGGCCGATCGGCTTCCGGACGGTCGAAGGGCCCCTGCTGGGGCTGCTTCTGTCGATCGTCGTGGTAAGTGCGGCGTTCTGGTTGATGCGAATTCTCGGTGGTCCGGTCTACCTGGCCCCAACCGGCGCGGCGCCGGTTCCTGGCCCGGTCCAGCTCGCCCCCGAAACAAGGAAGGAGGGGCTGTAG